Genomic DNA from Nitrospirota bacterium:
AGGGTTATTGACAGCAAGACCGGCTTCATTATAAAAATTCAGAACTTCATCGTATGCATCCTGCATCATAAGCTTTCTGGATGAAGTATATACAGACTCCCACGGCGGGCAGGGAAGCCTATAAGGACCTATAAAAAGTCTTGTATATTCCCACAGTAAGTCCTCAAGCGTCTGTTCTGAATTAAGGTCTATATTATCAATTGAATTCTTTAGGTCCGCCATAAAATCAGGCACATCCCCTGAAAGCAATACCTTCCAGTTTTCTAATGCCTCTTTCGTGGGCTTGCATAAATACATAGTGCTTAGTAAATTAAAAATCTCAGGAAAATCCAATGTCATTTCAGTCATATTTCTAAGGAAAAGGCGGAGCAGGCATACCCTGCTCCGCTTTCGTATTCCTTTACTTATTCTCTGAAAATTTTACTGATGGGCCTGTTAATTTAGGGTCGGCAAATCCGGGCAATTTGTCTTTGAGTGGTCTCCTGTATATCTCCGGAGGCGTATTCTGAGCCTCAATGTCTGACATTTTACCATGCCATAAGGCATAACTGGGGCATGTTCTTGCACAAGCAGGCGGAAGTCCTTCCTTCAACCTGTGATAACAGAGTGAACATTTATCCATCTTTTTCTTTTTCTCATCAAACTGGGGCGCTCCGTAAGGACAGGCAGCAGCACAGCGTTTGCAGCCTATGCACTTTTCCTGGTCATGCAGGACAACGCCGAACTGAGGCTCCTTAGTATATGCGCCGACAGGACATGCCTTAAGGCAGGCAGGCTCTTCACAATGATTACACGCAGTTGAAATATATCTAACTTTTACATCAGGATATTTC
This window encodes:
- a CDS encoding 4Fe-4S dicluster domain-containing protein, with translation MAKNPNQIGWYFNENNCIACRACEAGCKQEFDLPIGVRRRRVIIKEEGKYPDVKVRYISTACNHCEEPACLKACPVGAYTKEPQFGVVLHDQEKCIGCKRCAAACPYGAPQFDEKKKKMDKCSLCYHRLKEGLPPACARTCPSYALWHGKMSDIEAQNTPPEIYRRPLKDKLPGFADPKLTGPSVKFSENK
- a CDS encoding molecular chaperone TorD family protein, whose translation is MTLDFPEIFNLLSTMYLCKPTKEALENWKVLLSGDVPDFMADLKNSIDNIDLNSEQTLEDLLWEYTRLFIGPYRLPCPPWESVYTSSRKLMMQDAYDEVLNFYNEAGLAVNNPDIMSDHIGAELNFLAVLFQRIDSEPEKMFYCTNIAIRFLDEHIIKWVPTFTRDMEDAADSFFYRALAMSTRNFIHKLH